In the genome of Mangifera indica cultivar Alphonso chromosome 9, CATAS_Mindica_2.1, whole genome shotgun sequence, the window GGatgcatgaaaatgtgaagaggTGCGTGAAATTGTGAAAAAGTGCGTAAAACTGTGAAGGGGTgcacaaaaatatgaaaaggtatgtgaaaatgtgaagaggtgcgtgaaaatacaaacggatgcCTGAAAATACAAACAGAGTGAGTAAAAATGTGAAGAGATacttgaaaatacaaacgggtgcgtgaaaatacaaaatgggTGCATGAAAACACAAACAAATGcttgaaaatgtgaaaggtgcataaaaatataaacgagtgCGTGAGGATACAAATGGGGTGCGTGAAGATACAAActgggtgcgtgaaaatacaaacaagtacgtgaaaatataaacggatGCATGAAAATACATTGTATAATATAgaatgtataatatattatattaataatataatatatactatatctcacgcaccccttttataaCTAACACacccttttcatatttttcgcACCCTTTTTATATTCTATacacccatttgtattttcacacatccgttttgtatttttacgtacccatttgtattttcaccttctcgtttgtattttcacacatccgtttgtattttcatgcacccgtttatatttttacgcatcATTTCACATTTTCATACACCCGtctgtattttcacgcacccctttacatttttgtatatttttgcaCTCTTTAAAAAAAACACGCACCCTTTTGCACATTTTTACACCCTTTTGAAAAAACGCGCACAATTTCTCTAATTTTTGCATCCTTTCAAAAGAACGCACACCTTTAGCACCCGTACACAACCCACACGTACTCTCTGTATAGTTGtgttcatcattttttaaaggtatgtaaatatcaattattacattagaaattaatttatttttgatatgtaaatcttaacaattacagaaaaattaatcttaatctgtatactttcaaaaataacacaTTTTCTAGTAAAAACTAATTTGGATCGGAAGAAATAAGATAAAGGGTATTGTTGGAATAGAAAATAgggtttgcttaaaaaggtaaaactataaaaattttatcgaAAAAAGTTTACGCAACAAATTttgtgcctattttaattaatttccttttatatattaataataaatttaattatataagtttgaattataatagtcaaattgtatatcatatcgtatataaaaaatttcattttttatattgtgtattgAATTTTATACTGTATGatacaactttaaaaaataaaataataaaaaaaataattgacatatttttattttagaaaatatcacaaatatccttaaaaatttaaggttttttatatatattatattacattttttttaagtgtatcAATccgtattgataatatatattatatatatattatatcatatgatatatttattgtatcattttaatttaatatattttataatatgtattattttttatttatattgtattatatcgtaaaatacaaataattatgaTTAACATATTCTTGCCTATGCTTAATGCTATCGAATAGCATGAGAACAAGcatctaataaaaaatgtatgtatCAAATAATCTTACCTTCTTTCCGAAATTAATTCGCTTTCTATCAGAGTCGTGCAAGTTTCAAAATTCATATCACAATCGAAAAATCAAACACCTTCCCTCTACAAATCCATATGTAACACAttagggagaaaaaaaatttgctcTTCATATCATTGGCTTTATTTATTCCCCTTTCTGCATCTACGTTATGACGATCAATTGATAAGgcataaaattttcatcataaaagCCTTCACTGGGTCATATAACTTATCCCATAAGGAATTAATTCTATATGTCTCCGTTTAGCTTCCATAATGgaatttaactttatattagCACTTGTTACAAATTAAgcagaaaaaattaaaggaagaaAGGAAGATGACGTTTTTATTCGAAAAGCTTCAAGCAAAGCATCAATTACAAATGTGACTGCTAGTTGGCAATATATGATTTAGACTTTTGTACTTAGAAAAAAGACAATTTCCCATTTAAGTTTTAGTCCAATATCAAAATCATATCTACAGtaaatgaaaaacctaaatatctatcTATGAGTTAATTaccatcaaaattttcagttagaagcaggggtaaaatcatcgttttacccataaaccctaaaacataaaaaaaattatattattttctccttagttcagaaaactcacatttatctcccattattaaactttgaaaaatttattttttccctttttagaTTTCATCTCTGGTGACTTAAGGAACAATTGGTGATTGAACAGAAGCGAAAGTCTTTCTTGACAAAGGATGACCCTTCTAAACGACGAAGTATCATCTAGATCGAGAAGAAGAAATGAAGGATGACATTTTGTTGTCCTTCGTTGCGTCATCCAGACACAATGATAAAGTGTCGTCTTTTGTTGTCTGGATGATATGATGAAGGATAATGCTTTTTGGTTGCGTCAAGACAACGAGAAgaaggacgacgaagagtcGTCCATCATCGAGTCTTCCAGACGATGAAGGAATGATTATCCTTCATTGTCCTTTGTGGTCAATTCTGGATGATGAGTGAAAAGTGTCAGCCATCCGTCAAAAGgatggtggtcggagaaggaaacaaaccctaaaagtgaaatttaaactttttaaactttgagaatgagttgaaatattagtttttaaaacttgggaaggggaaaatgatataaatttcaaggttttaggatttatgggtaaaatgatgattttacccctaccttTAACTGAGAATTTAGATGACTATTAGCCCATAAacgagtatttaagttttttatttatcataaatataattttgagattaagttaaaatgtggatgaaaaatagttatttttcctttgtacTAACTCTTCTGCaagatattaaaagaaatttcaatttattgttTCAACAAATTAAAGAATTCCCACTAGTATACACTGGAAAAATTCTTGAAGAGTCAAATACACATTAATTTACTAATTGTGTTGATGCGTGAGAGAAATGcactattatatatatctatcatatgataaaataataaaattatatacacttaatttcgaatatttaattgagtattcagaagatatattaaatgattttgatttaaaaagtaatatttaatatgtatttgatgatatattatataaatatttaattaaatacttaaaattagatatataatctgtcgtataaaaagaaaaaaaaaaactttcccTTCCGGCCAACTTTATAAAAAGTGTAGCAACTAATATTGCAGATTGCCTTGTGTTAATGGGAACTTAACAAAAATTCCAGTGAACTTGCTAATAAACAACCagaaggtgtttttttttttttttttacggtgTCTAATTAACACGTAAAATTGATTCTGTAGAACTTTCTAGCATGTAGATTATTGttagtcaattttttttaagcCATGATTATGGAATCATAAATAATTTGAGTGCTATAATTATAAACTATAGTTGAAGCACTGGTGAAGTTGGCGTAATAGTACCGACGATTTGATGCGTCGGAGTGCCGCGTCTTCAAGCGGAGGATGATGGAGGTCCCACAGTGGCGACGGTGGACCATGGCATCAGCATGCACCAAGTTCGCACGTTTGGCACCTCCACATCCACTGCCACTCCACTATATTAAAACCAAGTGGATCCCACCTCACATTTTCTGACACGTGGAACCCTCACCAATCGATCAGAACATTCAAATAGATTCAGCGTTTAGTGCAACACTCACATGCGACAGGCTGAGGTTCATTTTTTCACACGCTCGAAAATCCACATAAAAATTACTATTATGGATAGACAGCCCTCGACTCCCTATAAATGTGGCCTGCCATTTTACACTTGGGAGACACAAGCAGCTCTTAGTCCCCTAAATTGCAGtgaaaaaaaatggaaggaCAAGTTTGTTGTGGCAGTTTTCTTCAAAGGTGTAAGCCTTATATTGCCATGATATCTCTGCAATTCGGCTATGCCGGGATGAATATCATTACCAAGGTTTCTCTAAACCGAGGAATGAGCCATTACGTTTTGGTCGTTTATAGGCATGCCTTCGCTACTGCAGTCATTGCTCCTTTTGCTCTCGTTCTTGAGAGGTACAACTAATATATGCATCACCAACCTTTATCTATTTGGCTCGGATAtgaattcatttcaattttgtttccaGGAAAGTGAGGCCAAAGATTACATTCACCATTTTCCTGCAACTCTTCGTGCTGGGTTTACTTGGGTTAGTATTTGTCTCCTCCTTAATACACATACTTCCGATAATTTAGTCCATTTAACAAAGGTTtaagtctttttcttcttcgtcTTATAGGCCTGTTATAGACCAAAATTTCTACTACGCCGGGTTGAAGTTCACATCCCCCACTTTCTCTTGCGCCATGAGTAATATGCTGCCTGCAATGACATTTGTCATGGCACTTCTCTGCaggtattattaaatttgacatTGCTCTGTCTTTTCTTTGGTTTATGTTGGAACTTGGAACCGTTCATTTATGCGGTTTAATGTTCTGGAACAAAGGATGGAGAAGGTGGACTTCAAGAAAGTTAGATGCCAAGCTAAAGTTGTGGGAACACTAGTGACTGTGGCTGGAGCTATGTTGATGACATTATACAAAGGCCATGTCGTTAATATGATTTGGTCAGTCGGCATCCATGCTCACACATCCTCTGCCGCTGAAGCTACTGGTTCTTCTGACAAAGACTGGTTTAAGGGCTCCATTCTCTTAATCTTGGCGACACTCGCTTGGGCCGCATTTTTCATTCTCCAGGTAACAAAAGATTGCAAATAAGTAATCCCAAATGGTAAAATTCAAGACTTCAACTAAATTTGGTAAATACAGGCAGTGACATTGAGGAAATACACGGCGCAACTCTCACTCACAGCGCTTGTGTGCTTTCTGGGAACATTACAGTCCATTGCTGTTACCTTTGTTATGGAGCACAAGCCCTCTGCGTGGGCAATTGGCTGGGACATGAATCTTCTAGCTGCTGCATACGCTGTAagtctctctctttttcatcCTTCTCTCTCAATTCCCTTCACTGtaagtaattaaataacacatcgatcatattttgattttcagGGTATTGTTTCATCAAGCATTGCATACTATGTTCAAGGGCTGGTTATGCAGAAAAGAGGTCCTGTTTTTGCGACGGCTTTCAGCCCTCTGATGATGATAATTGTGGCAATCATGGGCTCGTTTATTCTGGCTGAGAAAATTTATGTTGGAGGGTACTTACTGTTTCCTCTGAACTCATgatcatcaaaatatataagTCAACAtctttttaacttatttaaaaattttttttttttttggtgggttTCAGAGTTCTTGGGGCTGTTCTGATCGTCATGGGACTTTACGCTGTTTTGTGGGGCAAATACAAGGAGTACAAAGAAAATAAAGCCGAGACAATTCCTGAAGCCATTAAGGAATGTGGAGAAACTAATGGCCACACTCCCACAAATATGGTTGCTGATTCTGAACCCAATGACATCGAAATGCAAAAGCCTGCCATTACTACGGCTTAATTAATTGACAGTGATAATCAGTCaataattattaagaaaaagaGGAATAATAGTGCGATTAACTAAAAAGTGGCTGGAAAGGAGAAAATGACAGacttttttatgtattttcctttttttatttttcgagTTTAATTATGCAGTCTTTTTGTAATCTTCCATGTAAGCTAATTTTCTGTGAAAATGAAGAATCCTGTTCTTGTTTTAGTCTTGATGTTGTATGAGATTGCGACGTAGGTAACCTGTTTGTCCCACTGAATTACTATTCGAAACTTGTTAGTTGCTGACGTCTGATGCAGATTCCACTAAGATTGCCAGAGGGCAGTagctgattttttattttaagactTGAGTCAGATAGCTTTTTTTGGATTGAATCAAAAACGCTAACCTGAGTCTAACAATCTGTCGTATcaattaagtttaaagtttaatattgatATGTTATTAAAAGATTTCgaaaatattcttatatatgTAAACACCTTCATGattatcattcaaactatcaATTATGGACAAAGTTTCGCATAGCTGCTGGGCATCGAATTTTAAGTGGACGTACGCTACTCTATGGGCAAATATGTTTAGATGCTTATGCTTTTCTCAGTTAATTTAGAAGATCAGCTAAAAAGATTATCAGAATAACCTGTAAATTTAAGGCTTTAATCATGATATGATAGTTAAATAATCatcctattaaaattttcatgaatgTTCTTTCTAAATATTCTTATCCGTAATATAATTTCTAAGCTCGGATATAAAACCTAGGCTATTAAAGATACAGCCTATACATTTAAGGCTTTATCATATCAAAGAATAAACCTAGAACAGAAGCTGCAGCAGCCCAGCACTTTGACAGGAAACAAAGAGTGCATTGTATCGAGAAAGTACTTTCCAGGAAACCAAACAAAaggttgattaattaatttcaccCACTTGTCTTTGTTTATTAGTAATTTCACTAAGAAATCATCTACGGAATTTCATATTTAAGTAGTGATTAGTCTCCAGTCTTGTCAGGATAGCTAGCATCCATGGATGTTCTGCACTCAGGGGGCCAACATTCCTACAGGCACCCACAACCAAATTAAAGCTTAAATCCGATTCCTATCACAGAAGTGGCCAAGCTGTCACGTAGATAGTTGTCAGGGATAAAACCATCAACTCCTTGTTCAATGCGATGctatatatatccaattttgagtatttaaataatatatctttatatgattaagtattaatttatttttaatttaaatcatataatcaaatgATAATGAATCATTCATATACTTAATTGAGTATTCAAAACTtaatgtatatagttttattgctttCGTATTGTCAAATCGTTAGATTGTGAAAACATGTCACGGCTGATTCCCATGCATGCCCTAAGTTTGATACTTCTAAGATGTATTGATATATCAGAATATGTCACAACTCTATTTTGCATTAGCTTAGAATCTTATGCTAAAGAATAGTATATTTGGAATAATGTAATTAATCGTACTTTTGGTTTTGGAGTCAGgcttcaatcaaaattaataggcAGAGAATGAGATGCCTCTCTCTTTCcctaaataaaattctaatggaatgctttaaatttttttttcaaatcaaccCTAAGCATCATAGGGATTCTGCAGATATCCTTTTTTTCACCTTATCCATATTGGTTTGGCATGTtggaaaactatatattataatccATTTAATAAGGGACTGTCACATTGTTAACGTTTTTGCCTAATTAAAGAGTtgctaatatatattttcttctacTAGAAGAGAATTTGCATAAATGCCAAACAAGATCTACGTTGAGAGATATATAGTGAGATACCAAGaatattctttctttcatgTTTATTTAAGCAAAGCAAAGCATGCTGAATAATGTTCATTAGTTAAAAGAAACTTAATGGAAGATTAGGTGTAAATAATTAACAGATTAGAAACTTAATGGAAGATTAgctaaatttcaatttgactAGTGAGTAAAGGTATAATAAGTCTTGAGAGAGAGGCGCTTGAAACATGGGCATGTTGCATGGAAACCACTAggatttgaaaataaatataaatcagcAACgtcggttttttttttaaatccatatctaccattttgttttattgctaATCACTCTTTAATATCCTTTGTCTTATTGCCTGGGGACACTCAAGACAACCCATTAATCACAATTAGTGTCATTTCCCACTATCTTTAATACAATTAGTACTTATTAATTATCGTCTAGTGGGATGAGAACTAAACGCCCGAGTCACCTTTGTTTCGGCCAGCGACCTTTGGGAGCCGGTGTTTGCACAAAATAAACTACTCTCAACacttatattttaagtatatttttctCGATTATAAGATAAACTTTATATAATAATGCttgattgaatattaaataactaaatataaatgttgaaactatatattatataataaaagagttGTATTGGAAAAAATActctcaatattttaaaatttaaaataagttttataatttcatcCTAAAACGATTTATCCATATTGTtcattatatattgattttaaatgatttaGTTAGTGGGCACTAAACATATTAATTggcaatataaatatatcaatttaatagACTTGAGATTTTATTGGGTTTTTTCTATTTCAAGAGTATTGACTTtgtattttctttgaaaataaaagGGGAAACTTATTTAAGAACAAGTCACTAATTTCATTTAAGAaactataatttgaattaaaaatagaaaaagaaaagtctACTGATCTACTCAGTTAAATGGACGGCAAATTGGCAGTTCTGCTTAGTTTATATGGGCCTCCTCACACCTACCAAATGGcccatttttcatttgagtgtGTTGCTATTTGTctcttttgaaaattggttaagGAGTCCCATTATTTGCTGTCGAGCTCACTCAATTCTTCAGTCCATTTCATTAATCTTGTTTTAAGGGCTTTGACTGTTGTAGACTTGTCCGGAATGGGCTTGGGGTAAGACTTGGTGTCACAATCTGCCCCTCTATTGAGTTTCCTTTGGACTGCTtcgcttttctttctttctttctctctcttgctttttttttttatagagcCCTTTTGATTCAATGagctttaacaaaaaaattctagtTTGATCTGATTTAaatctatctatatataataaaaaacatttttctttattcaagttCATCAACATtgacaacccaaaaaaaaaaaaataataataataataataacacatGAACCTAAACCATTTTTTCGTCAAATTGATTTTCTCATCAAAGTTAATTACCAGTAACTCCTtttctcataaaataataatgaaactTATTCCCTCATCAAAGATCCCATCAACCCATTTTCCACGAACCTAAAGGAACAAATGCTCTTATGAAGGGCTGGCCCGGCTGAGTTTTATAAGGTTATCATCAGTAAAGATTCAATAATTGAAATGTAATAATATCACCAGTGCAGAAAGGAATCCCAGGTTGTCTTCTTCTATTTAAGTAACCAGCAAAACTATTAACCTAGCCATAAAATAGTCATGGCTTCCGAAAATAACAATACTGTGGAGGAAGTCTCTAACTGGCTCAGAGTTTTCGACGACGGGACGGTCGACCGTTCATGGACAGGTCCACCGGAGGTCGAGTTCTTGATGAAAAGTGTTCCACCCCACCCTCAATTTATTGATGGGGTTGCTACTCGAGACGTGATAATTGATTCTAACAGTGGCCTAGCCGTTCGGATTTACATCCCGGAGAAGAATAGTGATATCCTGGGAGAGAATAAGCTACCCCTCATCCTTCATTTTCATGGTGGCGGCTTTTGCATCAGCCGTCCTGATTGGTATATGTACTACAACTTTTATAAACGCCTTGTGAGGTAGGCTCAAGCTGTTTGTGTTTCTGTCTACCTCCGGCTTGCACCCGAGCATCGTCTCCCAGCTGCATGTGAGGACGCTTATGCTGCATTCCTATGGCTTTCATCAGTGGCTCGTGGCGAGTCATCCGAGCCATGGCTTAAAAATTTCGCCAATTGTCAACGAATTTTTCTCATTGGCGATAGCACTGGTGGAAACGTTGTGCACGATTTAGCGGGTCGAGCCGGAGAAATGGATACGGAGCCGGTGAAGATAGTCGGTGGGATAGCAATACATCCCGGCTTCCTACGACCCGAGCCGAGTAAGTCATTTGTTGAATTACCGGAAACACCCTTGCTGACTCGTGATATGGTGGATAAATTCATGTCTATAGCACTTCCTATTGGTGCTACAAAAGACCATCCAATCACTTGTCCAATGGGGCCAAATGCTCCGCCGCTGGCCGATCTAAAGCTGCCGCCGATGCTTGTGGTAGTGGCGGAGATGGATCTGCTGAGGGACTCGGAGTTGGAACATTGCGAAGCTATGAAGGAGGCCGGTAAAGAAGTGGACATATTGATAAATAATGGAATGGGACATTGTTTCTATTTCGCCCTGGATATGGATCCGGAGACAGCCATTCAAGCCAATAAGTTGATTGAAGATATTGCAAACTTCATCATCAGACATTAGAGGGGCTCTTTTAAGTATGAATGTAATTAACAGAAAGTAGAAAACCTAGAAATAAGTTGTGTCAGACTGGCTTTGATATAGTTTACCGTATTTTGACTTACTCTTAATAAATGCTGAGATTAGGGATAACAACGGAAAGGAGATTTCAATCTTTATCCCTATCCTTATATGagatatcaataataatttttcgtTATTTCtctatgaaaaaaaatctttttcccGTCTTCATGATGAAAGATCCCTTTCccatatgaaagaaaaaaattttctccttATATGctctaaacacaacataaatatattaaataacaaaattaaataaaattaaaactaacccattatttcaaatgttacgaatataatatattaccaCTTTAATATGCAacacaaaaacctaaataaatttgaaaaacataaataatctaaaattataaagatatgttaatattttaaataaatatattaatataaaatggtAAGGATAGAGGTGAGGTGGGGACAAGATGGAGTAAGAAAGAGACGTATGTATCCTCATCCTTAATTACAGAgatttttttgtccttttccctatttttatcagagaattttttttattatagtcGGAGCCCCTAAAATAAAAtcgaaattgtcatctctagctgatatgtttgttatatttatttataataattctatAAAGATATTTACAATTATTCTACATGTATTTTCTCACTATATGTCAAATTTGTCATCAATTGTATCAAATAAATGTTTTTCAATCTTTACGTacacaattaaaataatttcattttactttaaaattgtATTCAATGCTCTCGTATATTTAATagtgtattttaaaaaattaaatgtaaatgTAGTAAggaaacttaatttttataacaaatattagAATAATGTTTAAGAAggtaaattatgttttattgattttttgtttttgttgtggtTGTGACTTTTGAGTATTATAAAAGcataaacttttaaaatgtaAGCCAAAGTTCACACCATGTCAAccactttttttaaattttttattataacctATTAGAAGCAACCGTATATATGCCTTATAAAAAAAACCATTCTTACGGTACCTACTAGTAAACTTTTTTACATATGagttcaataattaatataaagtatcCCAATGCAAGAACAAACATGCGGCGGCCATGTATCAGACAGCCTTTTGAATTCATCGTATGAATTTACTCACTTTTAACCAAGGATTGAAAAACCGGATCGAATCAATCGATTGAACTGGACAGACTGTGAATTGACATTGTAGACGAATACTGTAAAAAATACAATCGTTTtagatttgaaattgaattagaCTGCGGTCGAACACCGGTTCACATCTGAACTGTGGTCCAATCAGTTTAGACGATTTTTGGTTCaaggttttatataaaaactataaaaccttttattttttcttcttcctttccttgCTGTGCACGTAGGATAAGAGTTGTTGTAGGTGACGACTTTCTCCAATTTCAGCGTTGTTGATTCATCTTTTGCCGACGACAATGCCGAGAGGTGTTGGTTTCAATCGCAGGCTCACAAGATTGCAACAACGGTAGTTGGTTGTTTGAAAGCCTTAAAATCCCATTGTCACTGTAAACTTTTTATTGTgaagtttgtttgaagttttcAACATTGAAGCGCTTACtacagttttttaaaattttggtcaaatggtgtataacaatttttttgataattgtgAGATGATTGTACTACAATTCTCTCTGGTAACATGGCCAACAAGTCaacatgtaatattttaaattttacctttaacagGGTTTGAGTTTTAGTGTTTATGAATTTGTGTTATGACTTTGGggtttatcaatttatattatgatttttattgtttaataataagttaatttattattgttaatttgtaattgagTAATTGTTTTTGTCAagttaatatgttattgttaatttgtaattttatgtttaatatttatgttcaatatcacatatattttgttaattatgaaaagtatgtataatataaaatttagtatataaaacacatataattagatatattttttttaagctattacataaaattagattttcgatTGAATCGACTAATCCAAACGGTCTGATCGGTCTAATCAGAACTAATACTCAAAATGGTTTTTACTCtaatccgattttaaaaaccttgCTTTTAACTAAATTCATGTTTTAATTCTCggtaaatattagtttatttaatatgataattatgaatttaattatttatttta includes:
- the LOC123226446 gene encoding WAT1-related protein At5g07050-like, with amino-acid sequence MEGQVCCGSFLQRCKPYIAMISLQFGYAGMNIITKVSLNRGMSHYVLVVYRHAFATAVIAPFALVLERKVRPKITFTIFLQLFVLGLLGPVIDQNFYYAGLKFTSPTFSCAMSNMLPAMTFVMALLCRMEKVDFKKVRCQAKVVGTLVTVAGAMLMTLYKGHVVNMIWSVGIHAHTSSAAEATGSSDKDWFKGSILLILATLAWAAFFILQAVTLRKYTAQLSLTALVCFLGTLQSIAVTFVMEHKPSAWAIGWDMNLLAAAYAGIVSSSIAYYVQGLVMQKRGPVFATAFSPLMMIIVAIMGSFILAEKIYVGGVLGAVLIVMGLYAVLWGKYKEYKENKAETIPEAIKECGETNGHTPTNMVADSEPNDIEMQKPAITTA